One Methanococcus aeolicus Nankai-3 DNA segment encodes these proteins:
- the rfaE2 gene encoding D-glycero-beta-D-manno-heptose 1-phosphate adenylyltransferase, whose protein sequence is MIIQNKNLLNNMVNELKNQNLKIVFTNGCFDILHKGHVEYLNHAKKFGDILIVGINSDKSIKNIKGDKRPIIPLESRMYVLDSLKSVDFIVPFEEDTPMDLIEIIKPAVHVKGGDYSVEDLPESKIIKKYGGKIKIIPFIEGFSTTTVIEWVLEKYKS, encoded by the coding sequence ATGATAATACAAAATAAAAATTTACTTAATAATATGGTAAATGAATTAAAAAATCAAAATTTAAAAATAGTTTTTACAAATGGATGTTTTGATATACTACATAAAGGACATGTGGAATATTTAAATCATGCTAAAAAATTTGGAGATATATTAATAGTTGGAATTAATTCAGATAAATCAATAAAAAATATAAAAGGAGATAAAAGACCAATTATACCATTGGAGTCAAGAATGTATGTTTTGGACAGTTTAAAATCGGTTGATTTTATAGTTCCATTTGAAGAGGATACTCCAATGGACCTAATTGAAATTATAAAACCAGCTGTGCATGTAAAGGGTGGAGATTATTCTGTGGAAGATTTACCCGAATCAAAAATAATTAAAAAATACGGCGGAAAAATAAAGATAATCCCATTTATTGAAGGATTTTCCACAACTACCGTAATTGAATGGGTTTTGGAAAAATATAAATCTTAA
- a CDS encoding bifunctional heptose 7-phosphate kinase/heptose 1-phosphate adenyltransferase gives MICVLGDIMLDKYTYGKVERINPEAPVPVLQVVEEKYAIGGAGNVANNIVSLKESVVLMGIYNKNDYFGKQIMELCNKMNINSFFVSDGRPTIVKHRFVALGYNQQLIRVDYEEKHNIGNKYIKLFVDKILELNPDILIISDYAKGLVTEELMELLKKQFKGKILMDPKPENIALCKNVFLIKPNLKEASGIVGREIKNNDKDVEKAGMEIVDNYNANVVITRSEKGSTLITKDKKIYHIPTEVMELHDVSGAGDTYIATIGYALDKGHDLIDAVKLANKASSIVVGKIGTATVNLEELFNE, from the coding sequence ATGATTTGTGTTTTGGGGGATATAATGCTTGATAAATATACCTATGGAAAAGTTGAAAGAATAAATCCAGAAGCTCCTGTGCCAGTATTACAGGTGGTTGAAGAAAAATACGCCATTGGGGGAGCAGGAAATGTTGCAAACAATATAGTATCGTTAAAAGAATCCGTTGTGTTGATGGGCATATATAATAAAAATGATTATTTTGGAAAACAAATTATGGAATTATGTAATAAAATGAATATAAATTCATTTTTTGTATCTGATGGAAGACCCACCATTGTAAAACATAGGTTTGTAGCATTGGGATATAATCAGCAACTTATAAGGGTAGATTATGAAGAAAAACATAATATTGGGAACAAATATATAAAATTATTTGTCGATAAAATTTTAGAATTAAATCCGGATATATTAATAATTTCAGACTATGCAAAGGGATTAGTTACAGAAGAATTGATGGAGCTCCTAAAAAAACAATTTAAAGGCAAAATATTAATGGACCCAAAACCAGAAAATATTGCCTTGTGCAAAAATGTGTTTTTAATAAAACCAAATTTAAAAGAGGCTTCAGGAATCGTTGGAAGAGAAATAAAAAACAACGATAAAGATGTTGAAAAAGCAGGTATGGAAATTGTAGATAACTATAATGCAAATGTAGTAATTACAAGAAGTGAAAAAGGTTCAACGCTAATTACCAAAGATAAAAAAATATATCATATTCCAACAGAGGTCATGGAGCTCCACGATGTTTCTGGTGCAGGAGATACATATATAGCAACAATTGGCTATGCTCTTGACAAAGGGCATGATTTAATAGATGCCGTTAAATTGGCAAATAAGGCGAGCTCAATAGTAGTTGGAAAAATAGGAACTGCAACAGTTAATTTGGAGGAGTTATTTAATGAATAA
- a CDS encoding D-glycero-alpha-D-manno-heptose-1,7-bisphosphate 7-phosphatase, producing MNNPANKAIFLDRDGVINKKLEGDYVKSTDEFELLPKVKEALIEFKNKGYLLIVITNQQGIGKGLMSENDLKIVHNYMTKLLPEIDDIYYCPHLDGTCNCRKPKNEMLLKAKDKWNIDFNKSWMIGDSESDIICGNSVGCKTVKIIRNDRERKTNSNYTSKQLFDCINIL from the coding sequence ATGAATAATCCAGCAAATAAAGCCATATTTCTTGATAGGGATGGAGTCATAAATAAAAAACTTGAAGGAGATTATGTTAAATCCACTGATGAGTTTGAATTGCTACCAAAAGTAAAAGAAGCCTTAATAGAATTTAAAAATAAAGGTTATTTATTAATTGTAATAACAAATCAGCAAGGAATTGGAAAAGGTTTAATGAGCGAAAATGATTTAAAAATTGTGCATAATTATATGACTAAATTATTGCCTGAAATTGATGATATATACTATTGTCCTCATTTAGATGGAACTTGCAATTGTAGAAAACCTAAAAATGAAATGCTTTTAAAGGCAAAGGATAAGTGGAATATTGATTTTAATAAAAGTTGGATGATAGGAGATAGTGAAAGCGATATAATTTGTGGGAATAGTGTGGGATGCAAAACTGTAAAAATAATACGAAATGACAGGGAACGGAAGACTAATTCAAATTATACTTCCAAACAATTGTTTGATTGTATTAATATATTATAA